A genomic region of Arachis hypogaea cultivar Tifrunner chromosome 5, arahy.Tifrunner.gnm2.J5K5, whole genome shotgun sequence contains the following coding sequences:
- the LOC112803188 gene encoding uncharacterized protein: MYIKCKEANRTEADQNWSRIGITMWTIWKARNNYVYNNIEPNPESTINHARIIEKEYNSLIKENISKVREDNKGRSLPVIWRPPPQSWFKVNSDAAFSIGTKSGATASVIRDHTEKLLGGSTTVIQANSILSAEAQALREAVILVENLNIQRAIIETDSLQIVQTLKSGDTI, encoded by the coding sequence ATGTACATAAAGTGTAAAGAAGCCAACAGAACGGAAGCGGACCAGAATTGGAGTAGAATTGGCATCACTATGTGGACAATTTGGAAGGCTAGAAACAACTATGTGTACAACAACATAGAGCCTAACCCAGAGTCTACCATCAATCATGCAAGAATAATAGAGAAAGAATACAATAgcctaataaaagaaaacatctCCAAAGTCAGAGAAGACAACAAAGGGAGATCATTACCTGTCATTTGGAGACCTCCTCCTCAGAGCTGGTTCAAGGTAAATTCTGATGCTGCTTTTTCCATTGGAACTAAGTCAGGGGCAACAGCTTCAGTGATCAGAGACCATACAGAAAAACTCCTGGGGGGATCTACAACAGTGATTCAAGCAAACTCAATCCTATCAGCAGAGGCACAAGCATTAAGGGAAGCTGTAATTCTAGTggaaaatttaaatattcaaagagCCATCATTGAAACAGATAGTCTGCAGATTGTTCAGACTCTCAAGTCAGGGGATACAATTTGA